From a single Bacillus sp. NEB1478 genomic region:
- a CDS encoding carbohydrate ABC transporter permease produces MKKRSAGRKTLYVLLIIYAIITVIPFLWALSSSFKSLGEIVSGSINFIPKDFTWDNYKQIFSKEPLFGRWLFNSLFIATVGTLLNLLFNSMAGYALARLSFPGKKSIFLIILAVLMIPFQVTLIPNFLILKELGWLNSYQGMIIPGAVNATFIFMMRQFFVNFPKEVEEAAAIDGLGKFGTFFRIVLPLAKPALAAQTIFVFMAIWNDFMRPLIILSDQDMFTLPLGLNSFKGQFISYWNYIMAASMVFTLPIIILYAFFNRYFIKGIKFTGDK; encoded by the coding sequence ATGAAAAAACGATCGGCTGGAAGAAAAACTCTTTATGTTCTTTTGATCATATATGCGATCATCACTGTCATTCCGTTTTTATGGGCACTATCTTCTTCCTTTAAGTCACTAGGGGAAATTGTAAGCGGATCGATCAACTTTATTCCAAAAGACTTCACGTGGGATAATTATAAACAGATTTTTTCAAAGGAACCGTTATTCGGCAGATGGCTTTTTAATAGTCTTTTCATCGCAACTGTAGGTACATTGCTCAACTTATTGTTTAATTCAATGGCAGGCTATGCACTTGCCCGGCTCAGTTTCCCGGGAAAAAAGAGTATTTTCCTGATCATTCTCGCTGTGCTGATGATTCCGTTCCAGGTTACACTCATTCCGAACTTCTTGATTTTAAAAGAGTTAGGCTGGCTGAACTCGTACCAAGGGATGATCATACCTGGCGCGGTTAACGCGACGTTCATTTTTATGATGAGACAGTTCTTTGTAAACTTCCCGAAAGAAGTAGAAGAAGCTGCTGCAATCGATGGACTCGGTAAATTCGGAACATTTTTCCGTATTGTACTGCCGCTCGCAAAGCCAGCATTAGCTGCACAGACGATCTTTGTGTTTATGGCTATTTGGAACGACTTTATGAGACCGCTCATTATTTTGTCTGATCAGGATATGTTCACACTGCCGCTCGGTTTGAACTCGTTCAAAGGGCAGTTCATCAGTTACTGGAACTACATCATGGCAGCATCAATGGTATTCACACTGCCAATTATCATACTGTACGCCTTCTTTAACCGGTATTTTATAAAAGGCATTAAGTTTACCGGGGATAAATAG
- a CDS encoding sugar ABC transporter permease, with amino-acid sequence MRPFSKRERREAGQGYLFLLPALLILGVFVIAPILYAVFLSFHKVELIGGASYEFRGLDNFKKVTFDDRAIIALKNTAIYVAVVVPAQTFLALVLAASLNAGLKGQKFFRVVYFLPTLTSSAVLTLIFMWMYNQNGLINFVLKFLHLPTYNWIGDPDVALIAIMIMNIWATAPFFMVIYLAALQDIPDSHYEAAELDGAGTVQKFWHITVPNLRPVTSFVVIMGLIGTFQLFDQSYIFSAGSGGPNNSTLTVVLLIYQYAFKTLGTMGYATAIAFMLAIIILTATLLQRKFSKEESLY; translated from the coding sequence ATGAGACCATTTTCAAAAAGGGAGAGAAGAGAAGCCGGCCAAGGTTATTTGTTCCTGCTTCCGGCACTGCTCATTCTTGGTGTCTTTGTAATCGCTCCAATTCTATATGCAGTTTTTCTATCCTTTCATAAAGTGGAGCTGATCGGCGGAGCTAGCTATGAGTTTCGCGGACTTGATAACTTTAAAAAGGTTACTTTTGATGACCGCGCCATTATCGCATTGAAGAACACTGCCATTTATGTTGCTGTCGTTGTTCCGGCACAGACATTTCTGGCACTGGTGCTTGCAGCTTCACTTAACGCCGGGCTTAAAGGACAGAAGTTTTTCAGAGTCGTTTACTTTTTGCCGACATTAACGTCATCCGCAGTGTTAACCCTGATTTTTATGTGGATGTATAACCAAAATGGTTTGATTAATTTTGTACTGAAATTTCTGCACCTGCCAACCTATAACTGGATTGGTGATCCTGATGTTGCGCTTATTGCCATTATGATAATGAACATTTGGGCGACTGCGCCGTTTTTTATGGTGATCTATCTTGCTGCACTTCAGGATATACCAGACAGCCATTATGAAGCTGCAGAGCTGGATGGAGCTGGTACAGTTCAGAAGTTCTGGCACATTACAGTTCCGAACCTTCGACCTGTTACTTCCTTTGTTGTGATCATGGGACTGATCGGAACGTTTCAGCTATTTGACCAGTCGTATATTTTCTCAGCAGGATCGGGCGGACCTAACAATTCTACCTTGACTGTTGTTCTTTTAATCTATCAATATGCATTTAAAACACTAGGTACGATGGGATATGCTACAGCGATTGCATTCATGCTGGCGATCATTATCCTGACAGCGACACTTCTGCAGCGCAAATTCTCTAAAGAGGAATCACTTTACTAA
- a CDS encoding ABC transporter substrate-binding protein, whose amino-acid sequence MKSKKWLSAAGISTLLMSIVLTGCGNGDDESKSGKTEIVLSGWGGNPVEKKLLNEVLADFEKKHPDINVKLNTINDQYMDVLKTRLIGGTAADVFYLDAFEAPALIETGAVEPLNKYVTKDFDTDDFEKPMLDAFKDNGELYGLPKDYSTLALFYNKKMFKEHGIKQPPRTWEEMEATAKKLTDAEKQVYGFGFMPQIERMFYLAESGGGQVITDGRATFANDKVVNAIQPVVDMHLKDKSAASPSEVGAGQSAGEMFGRGKAAMVVEGNWNIPFLEDTFPDLEYGTAELPTVDGKKGTMSFTVGYAMNAESKHKKESWELISYLTGKEGMKKWTSKGFALPTRKSVAAELGYDKDELRAPLVKGADYATVWQDGPSLPIVMNNFNNQFLSAYLGDRPLKEALKDAEKQANREIKVTE is encoded by the coding sequence ATGAAATCCAAAAAGTGGCTAAGTGCAGCGGGCATTTCAACTCTATTAATGTCTATTGTACTCACTGGATGCGGTAATGGGGATGACGAATCGAAATCTGGTAAAACAGAAATCGTTCTAAGTGGATGGGGCGGAAATCCTGTCGAGAAAAAACTTTTGAATGAAGTTCTTGCCGATTTTGAAAAGAAGCACCCTGATATCAATGTCAAACTGAATACGATTAATGATCAGTATATGGATGTGCTGAAAACACGGTTGATCGGCGGTACTGCGGCTGATGTATTCTATCTGGATGCGTTTGAAGCCCCTGCTTTAATTGAGACAGGTGCTGTCGAACCGCTAAACAAATATGTAACAAAAGACTTTGACACCGATGACTTTGAGAAGCCGATGCTGGATGCTTTTAAAGATAATGGTGAACTTTATGGACTTCCAAAGGATTACTCAACGCTCGCCCTTTTTTATAATAAAAAAATGTTTAAAGAACATGGAATCAAACAGCCCCCAAGAACGTGGGAAGAGATGGAAGCAACAGCAAAAAAGCTGACTGATGCAGAAAAACAAGTGTACGGATTCGGTTTTATGCCTCAGATTGAGCGTATGTTTTATTTAGCAGAATCGGGCGGCGGACAAGTAATCACGGACGGACGTGCCACTTTCGCGAATGACAAAGTGGTCAATGCCATTCAGCCCGTAGTAGATATGCATTTAAAAGATAAATCTGCTGCATCTCCTTCAGAAGTTGGTGCAGGGCAATCGGCAGGTGAGATGTTCGGACGCGGCAAGGCAGCTATGGTAGTGGAAGGGAACTGGAACATTCCATTCTTGGAGGATACTTTTCCTGATCTAGAATACGGAACAGCAGAACTGCCAACGGTTGATGGGAAGAAAGGAACGATGTCTTTCACAGTTGGCTATGCTATGAACGCTGAATCTAAGCATAAAAAAGAATCGTGGGAATTGATTTCTTATCTGACTGGCAAGGAAGGAATGAAAAAGTGGACGAGTAAGGGATTTGCATTGCCAACCAGAAAGTCAGTTGCAGCTGAACTCGGATATGACAAGGACGAATTGCGCGCACCTTTAGTTAAAGGAGCTGATTATGCAACAGTCTGGCAGGATGGACCGTCACTTCCGATTGTCATGAACAATTTTAACAACCAGTTTCTAAGTGCATACCTCGGCGACAGGCCGTTGAAAGAAGCATTAAAAGACGCTGAGAAACAAGCGAATCGAGAAATCAAAGTTACAGAATAA
- a CDS encoding biotin transporter BioY yields the protein MTTRKKGLKTIDLTLIGMFVSLMAIGANITNIFPFMVVGGVPITLQTFFCILAGALLGSRLGAIAMSIYVVVGLVGAPVFAQFKGGFATVVSPTFGFLLSFILVAYVTGLIIEKKDSKNSYILATLVGLVINYVVGTNLMFFAYKMWAAAPDGFTYKMAWAWMMVPLPKDILLAVCAGLIAPRINIARRKTMSHHTKHAS from the coding sequence ATGACAACGAGAAAAAAGGGGTTAAAAACAATTGATCTTACGCTGATCGGGATGTTTGTTTCATTGATGGCAATCGGGGCAAACATTACGAATATCTTTCCGTTCATGGTTGTTGGCGGGGTACCGATCACTTTGCAGACGTTTTTCTGTATTTTAGCAGGCGCATTATTAGGAAGTCGCTTAGGTGCGATTGCGATGAGTATTTATGTAGTGGTTGGATTAGTTGGTGCACCCGTTTTTGCACAGTTTAAAGGTGGGTTTGCGACGGTTGTCAGTCCAACTTTCGGGTTTTTGCTATCTTTCATATTAGTTGCTTATGTAACCGGTCTTATTATTGAGAAAAAGGACAGTAAAAATTCGTATATTCTTGCTACTCTTGTTGGTTTGGTCATCAATTATGTTGTTGGGACGAATTTAATGTTCTTCGCTTATAAAATGTGGGCTGCAGCTCCAGATGGTTTTACATACAAGATGGCATGGGCATGGATGATGGTTCCACTTCCAAAAGACATCCTTTTAGCGGTTTGTGCAGGATTAATCGCTCCAAGAATCAACATAGCTAGAAGAAAAACAATGTCACATCACACAAAACATGCATCATAA
- a CDS encoding phosphotransferase — MIKDMHYLRQAAVLYGTEVEELQPITEGFQNEIYQFSKNSTEWIVRITAGKHKSEHSIKSELEYIQFLKRCDISVSEPVPSMKGNLIEELRCNGESYYCSVFVKAEGGPIRVQDPAQWNASLFKNWGELLGRLHQVGKQYEIELTDVQVKRPRWSEEHPYNHEFFLNLKPGAVKEKYESVVSALHTFPMDANHFGLIHNDFHQGNIFVKDGTITLFDFDDCSYFWFAYDVAAAFYHAYWQHTSFNGPDPTFDQTFLVPFLKGYAKGNILSEELIDQIPFFLKLRELFLYQLFHKVWNINHLEDWQAYTINNLKKNIEANTVYASLDQNRILQIKKALNVFDK; from the coding sequence TTGATAAAAGATATGCATTATTTAAGACAAGCCGCGGTGCTTTATGGAACAGAAGTTGAGGAATTACAGCCCATTACTGAAGGATTTCAAAATGAAATCTATCAATTTTCAAAAAACAGCACTGAGTGGATAGTAAGAATTACGGCAGGTAAACATAAATCGGAGCATTCGATCAAAAGCGAGCTTGAATACATCCAATTTCTAAAGAGATGCGACATTTCAGTAAGTGAACCCGTTCCATCAATGAAAGGGAACCTGATTGAGGAATTACGATGCAATGGTGAATCCTATTATTGCTCAGTATTTGTAAAAGCAGAAGGCGGACCCATTCGTGTTCAAGATCCTGCTCAATGGAACGCGTCTTTGTTTAAAAATTGGGGCGAATTGCTTGGCCGTTTACATCAGGTAGGAAAACAATATGAAATTGAATTAACAGATGTGCAAGTAAAAAGACCTCGGTGGAGTGAGGAACATCCATATAACCATGAGTTTTTTTTGAATTTGAAGCCTGGTGCTGTGAAAGAAAAGTATGAATCCGTTGTTTCCGCACTTCATACATTTCCGATGGACGCAAATCATTTTGGACTTATACATAACGATTTTCACCAAGGTAATATTTTTGTAAAGGATGGAACAATTACGTTATTTGATTTTGATGATTGTTCTTACTTTTGGTTCGCCTATGATGTTGCGGCTGCTTTTTATCATGCCTATTGGCAGCATACTTCTTTTAATGGACCCGATCCAACATTTGATCAAACATTTCTTGTGCCTTTTTTGAAGGGCTATGCTAAAGGTAATATCTTATCAGAAGAACTTATCGATCAGATTCCCTTTTTTCTCAAATTAAGAGAACTGTTTTTATATCAGCTCTTTCACAAAGTGTGGAACATAAATCATCTCGAGGACTGGCAGGCATATACGATCAATAACCTGAAGAAAAACATCGAAGCAAATACCGTTTATGCTAGTTTAGATCAAAACCGAATACTACAAATTAAAAAAGCATTAAACGTGTTTGATAAATAA